One stretch of Hymenobacter chitinivorans DSM 11115 DNA includes these proteins:
- a CDS encoding pseudouridine synthase: MRYVLVNKPFEVLTQFTDENGRATLKDFVPVPGVYPVGRLDYDSEGLVLLTDDKGLQHRLSEPRYKVPKTYLAQVEGVPTEEALAQLRRGVDIKTSYTAPAEAELLAGPPAYLWERSKPIRFRAAIPTSWLKITISQGMNRQVRKMTAAVGFPTLRLIRTNIAHLPVDGLAPGQWRELTEAEAAKLRSAYSATKMPGERAIAPKSTTGATKAEASVKPAKPAGAGRSAGPKSAGAGSTGSRPAAGKGGRFSDSDKPKGRSGPKPTGGGAGRSSGAGGRSGGGRSAGR; encoded by the coding sequence ATGCGCTACGTTCTCGTCAACAAACCCTTTGAAGTTCTCACCCAATTTACCGACGAGAACGGCCGCGCCACGCTCAAAGATTTTGTGCCCGTGCCCGGCGTGTACCCCGTCGGCCGCCTCGACTACGACAGTGAGGGCCTGGTGCTGCTCACCGACGACAAAGGCCTGCAGCACCGCCTCTCCGAGCCCCGCTACAAGGTACCCAAAACCTACCTGGCCCAGGTAGAAGGTGTGCCCACCGAGGAAGCCCTGGCCCAGCTGCGCCGCGGTGTCGACATCAAAACCAGCTACACGGCCCCGGCCGAAGCCGAATTGCTGGCCGGGCCGCCCGCCTACTTGTGGGAACGGAGCAAGCCCATCCGCTTCCGGGCCGCCATTCCGACTTCCTGGCTGAAAATCACGATTTCGCAGGGCATGAACCGGCAGGTGCGCAAGATGACGGCCGCCGTGGGCTTCCCCACCCTGCGCCTGATTCGCACCAACATTGCCCACCTGCCCGTGGATGGCCTCGCGCCCGGGCAGTGGCGGGAGCTGACCGAAGCCGAAGCCGCCAAGCTGCGCTCGGCCTACTCGGCCACCAAAATGCCCGGCGAACGGGCTATAGCGCCTAAATCAACCACTGGAGCTACCAAAGCCGAAGCCTCCGTCAAGCCAGCCAAACCGGCCGGTGCGGGCCGTTCCGCTGGTCCGAAGTCAGCTGGTGCGGGCTCGACGGGCTCCCGGCCTGCGGCCGGCAAAGGCGGCCGGTTCTCGGATTCCGACAAGCCCAAAGGTCGCTCGGGGCCGAAGCCTACCGGGGGCGGCGCAGGCCGCAGCTCCGGCGCGGGTGGCCGCTCGGGTGGCGGGCGTAGCGCGGGCCGCTAG
- a CDS encoding alpha/beta hydrolase, which yields MKRRLLWLVLLGFVAVNGVAFLHAWRFTHFTDEPGIHTDNPEQLSALDKAWVLLTGIKNPKPRNLGAPAFAFRTVSIPSPNGKLEAWFSPVEKARGRVALFHGYTSNKAKLLTEASTFRQLGYSVLLVDFAGNGGSEGFQTTVGFRESADVKTVYTFLQRQDSAAPIILYGASMGAVAILRAESELGVRPAANIIECPYGSMLQTAQNRFSSMHVPAFPMANLLVFWGGVQNGFWAFDLDATEFAKQVTAPTLLMWGQADPRVTRAETDAIYAALAGPKQRHDFPGAGHEPYWRKYPQQWEATISGFLSQF from the coding sequence GTGAAGCGCCGCCTGCTTTGGCTGGTGCTGCTGGGCTTTGTGGCCGTCAATGGCGTAGCTTTTCTGCACGCCTGGCGCTTTACCCACTTCACCGACGAGCCCGGTATCCACACCGACAACCCCGAGCAGCTTTCGGCCCTGGACAAAGCCTGGGTGCTGCTCACGGGCATCAAAAACCCCAAGCCCCGCAACCTGGGCGCCCCAGCCTTTGCTTTCCGCACGGTTTCGATTCCAAGCCCGAATGGCAAGCTGGAGGCCTGGTTTAGTCCGGTGGAAAAGGCCCGGGGCCGGGTGGCGCTGTTTCACGGCTACACCAGCAATAAGGCCAAGCTGCTGACCGAAGCCAGTACGTTTCGGCAGCTGGGCTACTCAGTCTTGCTGGTCGATTTTGCCGGCAACGGCGGCTCCGAAGGCTTCCAAACCACGGTCGGCTTCCGCGAATCGGCCGACGTGAAGACCGTATACACGTTTCTGCAGCGGCAGGATTCTGCTGCGCCCATCATTCTGTATGGCGCCTCGATGGGGGCCGTGGCTATTTTGCGGGCCGAAAGTGAGTTGGGCGTCCGGCCCGCGGCCAACATCATCGAGTGCCCTTACGGCAGCATGCTCCAAACGGCCCAGAACCGCTTCAGCTCCATGCACGTGCCGGCTTTTCCTATGGCCAACCTGCTCGTATTCTGGGGCGGAGTGCAAAACGGCTTCTGGGCCTTCGACCTCGACGCCACCGAGTTTGCCAAGCAGGTCACCGCTCCTACCCTGCTCATGTGGGGCCAAGCCGACCCGCGCGTGACCCGGGCCGAAACCGATGCCATCTACGCCGCTTTGGCCGGCCCCAAGCAGCGCCACGACTTTCCCGGCGCCGGCCACGAGCCGTACTGGCGCAAGTATCCGCAGCAGTGGGAAGCAACGATTAGCGGGTTTTTAAGCCAGTTTTAG